A genomic segment from Coccinella septempunctata chromosome 3, icCocSept1.1, whole genome shotgun sequence encodes:
- the LOC123309606 gene encoding uncharacterized protein K02A2.6-like, which translates to MAAPTHSIHTVFSIETYDITKKFDRWLMRLESAFEVFQVPDDKRAAYLLHYMGPDAYDVLCDKISPQNPNDTPYEDLIRETKNHYNPEPLEISENFRFLQRKQNDGESVQEYLTALQRLATTCKFGDYLKKALRNQFVFSLRTQNIQSRLLEMKDLTIERALEVAISMETSARDAAQLHRNNVTSSSVNSIKCGKQMGDRPLKIKASSKPSSNDKNSNKSSYCYICGSPSHFANTCKYISSICSKCKVKGHLAKVCFKGRQSSRKAEHTNQIEEIFAVESEHDNAKPVFVKARKIPYALQDKVEEELSRLEKENILVKVNQSEWATPIVPVVKANGNIRICGDFKVTLNPNLIIDEHPLPSIEELFATMSGGDKFTKLDLQQAYLQMEVHPEDQKLLTLSTHKGLYQCTRLWYGVASAPAIWQREIENILKDIPGVSVFIDDIKITAPDDETHYERLEEVLSRLAKHNIRINYDKSEFMKDKIEYCGYVIDKTGIHKALNKIQAIQNAKIPKNKTEVRAFTG; encoded by the exons ATGGCTGCCCCAACACATTCCATTCATACAGTATTTTCGATCGAGACCTACGATATTACCAAAAAATTCGATCGTTGGTTAATGCGATTGGAAAGCGCATTCGAAGTTTTTCAAGTGCCTGATGATAAAAGAGCGGCCTATTTACTCCATTACATGGGGCCAGATGCTTATGACGTTCTATGTGATAAAATATCACCCCAAAACCCCAATGATACACCTTACGAAGACCTTATAAGAGAAACGAAGAACCATTACAATCCTGAGCCGttggaaatttcagaaaattttagaTTCCTTCAAAGAAAACAAAATGATGGGGAAAGTGTTCAAGAATATTTGACGGCCCTACAACGCCTGGCAACAACTTGCAAATTTGGTGATTACTTGAAGAAAGCCCTTAGGAACCAATTTGTTTTTAGTCTACGAACCCAAAATATTCAAAGCAGGCTATTGGAGATGAAGGATTTGACAATCGAGAGAGCCTTAGAGGTAGCGATCAGCATGGAAACTTCTGCCAGGGATGCAGCACAACTTCATCGGAATAACGTGACCAGTTCTTCTGTGAATAGTATTAAATGTGGAAAACAAATGGGTGATCGTCCTTTGAAAATCAAGGCTTCTTCAAAGCCTTCTTCTAATGATAAAAATTCTAATAAGTCTTCTTATTGTTACATATGTGGCTCTCCTTCTCACTTTGCGAATACATGTAAATACATCTCTTCTATCTGTTCGAAATGTAAAGTCAAGGGTCATCTGGCAAAGGTATGTTTCAAAGGCAGACAAAGCTCCAGGAAAGCTGAGCATACCAATCAAATTGAGGAAATTTTTGCGGTAGAATCAGAACAT GATAACGCGAAGCCGGTTTTTGTTAAAGCTAGGAAAATTCCGTATGCTTTGCAAGATAAAGTTGAAGAAGAATTGAGTAGGTTAGAAAAAGAGAATATTTTAGTCAAAGTAAATCAATCAGAATGGGCTACACCAATAGTTCCGGTTGTTAAAGCAAATGGTAATATAAGAATATGCGGAGATTTCAAAGTAACTCTAAACCCTAATTTAATTATTGACGAACACCCGTTACCTTCAATAGAAGAATTATTTGCAACAATGTCAGGGGGAGATAAATTTACAAAATTAGATTTACAGCAAGCTTACTTACAAATGGAAGTTCATCCGGAAGATCAGAAACTTTTGACATTAAGTACGCATAAAGGTCTTTATCAATGTACTCGTTTATGGTATGGAGTTGCTAGCGCCCCAGCCATTTGGCAAAGAGAAATAGAAAACATACTTAAAGACATACCCGGAGTATCTGTATTCATAGATGATATCAAAATAACGGCACCAGACGACGAAACTCATTACGAACGTCTAGAGGAGGTTTTGTCTAGATTAGCTAAGCACAATATTCGAATCAATTATGATAAATCTGAATTCATGAAAGACAAAATAGAATATTGTGGTTACGTTATTGATAAGACTGGAATACATAAAGCACTAAATAAAATTCAGGCTATTCAAAATGCAAAAATACCTAAAAATAAAACAGAAGTTAGAGCTTTCACTGGTTAA